The following are from one region of the Cetobacterium somerae genome:
- a CDS encoding VOC family protein, with product MKVHHVCIETSKYNESIFFYTKVLNFSLKKETPNFHGRDYNSWLELDGFYIELQTPKNKERKESIPNDKGLVHVCFFVEDIFKELERIKLIYNKFKLKNNEILYNVEGGMLFKLVAPEGTIIEIRDNPLF from the coding sequence ATGAAAGTACATCATGTTTGTATTGAAACATCTAAGTATAATGAATCGATATTTTTTTACACTAAAGTTTTAAATTTTTCATTAAAAAAAGAAACACCTAATTTTCATGGGAGAGACTATAACTCTTGGTTAGAATTAGATGGATTTTATATCGAATTGCAAACACCTAAAAATAAAGAACGAAAAGAATCTATTCCAAATGATAAAGGCTTGGTACATGTTTGTTTTTTTGTAGAAGATATTTTTAAAGAGTTAGAAAGAATAAAATTAATTTACAATAAATTTAAACTAAAAAATAATGAAATTTTATATAATGTAGAAGGGGGAATGCTTTTTAAATTAGTTGCCCCAGAGGGGACAATTATAGAAATTAGGGATAATCCATTATTTTAA
- a CDS encoding YfcC family protein, which translates to MNSESNLNLKNSGRAGAKGKELKIKKFKIPHTYVIIAGMIILSFIGTYIIPAGVYERVKDVNSGRMIIAPETFTYVANTPVKFFSFTEHNLFTVLIRGLQATSGIVFFTFLVCGFFNMIQRTGAIDSGIAKVAYLFRNKGMLLIPVVMFVFSIGGVAIGMNTEAIAFVPLGVLLARALGFDAMVGMAMVALGAGVGFVGGFINPFTVGVAHSIAGLPIYSGMGFRVAVYIVLYVATVLYIMRYARKVKENPFSSVVFDLEVKQKSMSNISTDNQEIPDLTFRQKGVLLVMLIGFITLTYGVLKHGWGTEQLISIFMFMGITSSFVAGISPTDSANNFLDGARGVVFGALAVGLARGILVVLEDGQIIDTILFYLSSKISSLPGVISALLMYCVQIITNLFIPSGSGQAATTMPIMAPLGDMIGVSRQTVVLAFQYGDGFTNYINPTAGGLMSYLAISQISYEKWVKWMAPLMGIWLSIGAAAIVIAYFIGY; encoded by the coding sequence ATGAATAGTGAATCAAATTTAAATTTAAAAAATAGTGGTAGAGCAGGTGCAAAAGGAAAGGAACTTAAAATAAAGAAATTTAAAATTCCTCATACCTATGTAATTATTGCTGGAATGATTATTTTATCATTTATAGGAACCTATATAATTCCTGCTGGTGTTTACGAAAGAGTTAAAGATGTAAACTCTGGTAGAATGATTATAGCTCCAGAAACTTTTACATATGTTGCTAATACACCTGTTAAGTTTTTCTCTTTTACTGAACACAATCTATTTACTGTATTAATTAGAGGTCTTCAAGCAACTTCTGGAATTGTTTTTTTCACATTTTTGGTTTGCGGATTTTTTAATATGATTCAAAGAACAGGTGCCATTGACTCTGGAATAGCAAAAGTAGCTTACCTATTTAGAAATAAAGGGATGCTTTTAATTCCAGTTGTTATGTTTGTATTTTCAATTGGAGGAGTAGCAATTGGTATGAACACAGAAGCTATAGCTTTTGTGCCACTGGGAGTTCTTTTAGCAAGAGCTCTTGGATTTGATGCTATGGTTGGAATGGCTATGGTAGCTTTGGGAGCTGGAGTTGGTTTCGTTGGTGGATTTATAAATCCATTTACAGTTGGAGTTGCTCACTCAATAGCTGGACTTCCAATTTACTCTGGAATGGGATTTAGAGTAGCAGTTTATATAGTTTTATACGTTGCTACAGTTTTATATATTATGAGATACGCTCGAAAAGTAAAGGAAAATCCTTTTAGCAGTGTGGTGTTTGATTTAGAGGTTAAACAAAAATCTATGTCTAATATATCAACAGATAATCAAGAGATTCCAGATTTAACTTTTAGACAAAAAGGTGTTCTTTTAGTTATGTTAATTGGATTTATAACTTTAACATATGGAGTTTTAAAACATGGGTGGGGAACAGAGCAATTAATTAGTATATTTATGTTCATGGGAATTACCTCAAGCTTTGTTGCTGGAATCTCTCCCACTGATTCTGCAAATAACTTTTTAGATGGAGCTAGAGGAGTTGTATTTGGAGCTCTTGCTGTGGGGTTAGCTCGTGGAATCCTAGTTGTATTAGAGGATGGACAAATTATAGATACAATTCTATTTTATCTTTCTAGTAAAATTTCATCTTTACCTGGAGTTATCTCAGCTTTGCTTATGTATTGTGTTCAGATTATAACAAATCTATTTATTCCATCAGGAAGCGGACAAGCTGCAACAACTATGCCCATCATGGCTCCTTTAGGGGATATGATAGGAGTTTCTAGACAAACTGTTGTTTTAGCTTTTCAATATGGAGACGGATTTACAAACTATATCAATCCAACTGCTGGAGGACTTATGAGTTATCTTGCAATTTCACAAATCTCATATGAAAAATGGGTGAAGTGGATGGCTCCTCTCATGGGAATCTGGCTAAGTATCGGAGCTGCTGCAATCGTTATTGCATATTTTATAGGGTATTAA
- the murI gene encoding glutamate racemase encodes MKVGVFDSGVGGLTVLKELLKELDSAEFIYYGDSFNSPYGTKTIEDIQKLCYKISEFLINKDVDLIVIACNTATVASLDYLKEKFPTLPIIGVINPGATMALRESKNKKIGVLSTPLTAKTNAYKNAIQNLNESYEVYQQGCELLCPMIEKGWKDTEESHNILKNYIEKLPKDIDTLILGCTHYPYLEEKIRDITQCTIVNPAKETARLVGEQLKKLKSVANLKNYNKISYYVTGDLENFITVGEQLLDQKMVDVHKI; translated from the coding sequence ATGAAAGTAGGAGTTTTTGATTCTGGTGTTGGTGGTTTAACAGTTTTAAAAGAGTTATTAAAAGAGCTAGATTCTGCTGAATTTATTTATTATGGTGATAGTTTTAACTCTCCATATGGAACTAAAACAATTGAGGATATTCAAAAGCTTTGTTATAAAATCAGTGAGTTTTTAATAAATAAAGATGTTGACCTCATAGTTATTGCTTGCAACACTGCCACTGTGGCTTCTCTAGATTATTTAAAAGAAAAGTTTCCTACTCTCCCAATTATAGGCGTTATAAATCCAGGAGCTACTATGGCACTTAGGGAAAGTAAAAATAAAAAAATTGGGGTACTTTCAACTCCATTGACAGCTAAAACAAACGCTTATAAAAATGCTATACAAAATTTAAATGAAAGTTATGAGGTATACCAACAAGGATGTGAACTACTTTGCCCTATGATAGAGAAAGGTTGGAAGGACACCGAGGAATCTCACAATATTTTAAAAAACTATATTGAAAAGTTACCTAAGGATATTGATACTCTAATCTTAGGTTGTACTCACTACCCATATCTAGAAGAAAAAATTAGAGATATAACTCAGTGTACTATAGTTAATCCAGCTAAGGAAACTGCTAGATTAGTTGGTGAACAATTAAAAAAATTAAAAAGTGTTGCAAATTTAAAAAATTATAATAAAATAAGTTACTATGTAACTGGAGATTTAGAAAATTTTATAACTGTTGGGGAACAACTATTGGATCAAAAAATGGTTGATGTACACAAAATTTAA
- a CDS encoding DUF3870 domain-containing protein, with translation MKEKYIVGTAKTSIDNAITKNYNSFFVGFIIDENGKILDVEASAILKITNDFIKKIFIGKDFIKDFEEISSIILKNYLGSSQKSIIVAYKDAIKKYNQSAN, from the coding sequence ATGAAAGAAAAGTATATTGTTGGGACTGCAAAAACGTCTATAGACAATGCAATAACTAAAAATTATAATAGTTTTTTTGTAGGTTTTATCATTGATGAAAATGGAAAAATTTTAGATGTTGAAGCTTCTGCAATTTTAAAGATAACTAATGATTTTATTAAAAAAATCTTTATTGGAAAAGACTTTATAAAAGATTTTGAAGAGATAAGTTCTATCATATTAAAAAATTATTTAGGGTCCTCTCAAAAATCTATAATCGTAGCTTATAAAGACGCTATAAAAAAATATAATCAATCAGCGAATTAA
- the lysA gene encoding diaminopimelate decarboxylase, translating into MKYLGTMTNVDGVLEIGGVSVKELQEKYGTPLYIYDLEFMEKNIKDLRESFVSEKFKTTIVYASKAYLSKGMAQIVEKNGLDIDAVSGGELYTILNSNFPTKRVHMHGNNKSLEEIEMCVKNEIGSIILDNRFEAEKVALVCRKFNKKMNVMLRLNIGIDAHTHEYIKTSKHSSKFGESIFDKDIVKIVKDIVDRPELNFLGFHSHIGSQIFDELAFCEGIETMVEFTKKISEKLNIYIPDINIGGGFGVRYTQEDTDVNLKKIMKKIIRCLEDSLVKEEIGIKNVTIEPGRSIVAQAGSTLYTVGGEKETYGGEKYIFIDGGMTDNIRPALYQAKYESVVANKLNEAEKEVVTIAGKCCESGDIIAKNVRLGKCRENDLILVSCTGAYGHSMSSNYNKALKPAVVFVKDGKSYLVSKRESYDDLTKNDILLENIF; encoded by the coding sequence GTGAAATATTTAGGAACAATGACTAATGTAGATGGAGTTTTAGAGATAGGTGGAGTTTCTGTAAAAGAGTTACAGGAAAAGTATGGCACTCCTCTTTATATTTACGATTTAGAGTTTATGGAGAAAAATATAAAAGATTTGAGGGAATCTTTTGTCAGTGAAAAATTTAAAACAACTATAGTTTATGCTTCAAAGGCTTATTTATCTAAAGGAATGGCTCAAATTGTTGAAAAGAACGGACTTGATATTGATGCTGTTTCAGGTGGAGAACTATACACTATTTTAAATTCAAATTTTCCTACAAAAAGAGTTCATATGCATGGTAATAACAAATCTTTAGAAGAGATTGAGATGTGTGTAAAAAATGAGATTGGGAGCATTATTTTAGATAATAGATTTGAAGCTGAAAAAGTTGCACTTGTGTGTAGAAAATTTAATAAAAAAATGAATGTTATGTTAAGACTAAATATTGGAATAGATGCTCATACTCATGAATATATAAAAACATCAAAACACTCGTCTAAGTTTGGAGAGTCTATTTTTGATAAAGATATTGTTAAAATAGTTAAGGATATTGTAGATAGACCTGAGTTAAATTTTTTAGGATTTCATAGTCATATTGGATCTCAGATTTTTGATGAGTTAGCTTTTTGCGAAGGTATTGAAACTATGGTTGAGTTCACAAAGAAAATTTCAGAAAAACTTAATATCTACATTCCAGATATAAATATAGGAGGAGGGTTTGGAGTTAGATATACCCAAGAGGATACTGATGTTAATTTGAAAAAAATAATGAAAAAAATTATCAGATGTTTAGAAGATAGTTTAGTAAAAGAAGAGATAGGTATAAAAAATGTGACTATAGAACCTGGGCGATCTATTGTGGCTCAAGCTGGAAGTACTCTTTATACAGTTGGCGGTGAAAAAGAAACATATGGTGGTGAAAAATATATTTTTATTGATGGAGGGATGACAGATAATATAAGACCAGCTCTTTATCAAGCTAAATATGAGAGTGTCGTTGCAAATAAACTTAATGAAGCAGAGAAAGAAGTAGTAACTATAGCTGGAAAATGTTGTGAATCGGGAGATATCATAGCTAAAAATGTAAGATTAGGAAAATGTAGAGAGAATGATCTGATTCTTGTTAGCTGTACAGGTGCTTATGGACATTCTATGAGTAGTAATTACAACAAAGCTTTAAAACCAGCAGTGGTGTTTGTAAAAGATGGAAAAAGTTATCTTGTTTCTAAAAGAGAAAGTTATGATGATTTAACAAAAAATGATATACTATTGGAAAATATATTTTAA
- a CDS encoding M20 metallopeptidase family protein produces MNIELLKKHSENIKNWLVKVRRDFHEHPELGTQEFRTHDKICEYLDEMNIPHRTSFDTGVIAEIEGENKNITIALRGDIDALPIQDIKSVDYASKNSGICHACGHDVHTTVVLGVAKYFYETKEKPPVNIRLFFQPAEETVGGAKPMIEDGALDGVNAVYGLHVDETIDVGKIGIKYGAMNASSDTLRIKIKGESCHGAYPSRGVDALLIASHVIIALQSIVSRNLDARESGVITIGTINGGTAGNIISNEIELRGTLRTLDPDVRARMKKRIEEIVTTLPLAFGGKGEIDIEPGYIALINHDRSVDIIKKSATELFGEDSIYEKKLANMGVEDFAYFIENTEGAFFTLGVRNSEKNIKTQAHNGNFDVDEEAIVNGVMMQILNVYNSI; encoded by the coding sequence ATGAATATAGAACTTTTAAAAAAACACAGCGAAAATATAAAAAATTGGTTGGTAAAGGTGAGAAGAGATTTTCATGAGCACCCAGAACTAGGAACTCAAGAGTTTAGAACTCACGATAAAATTTGTGAATATTTAGATGAGATGAATATTCCTCATAGAACTTCATTTGATACAGGAGTTATAGCTGAAATTGAGGGAGAAAATAAAAATATAACAATAGCTTTAAGAGGAGATATAGATGCACTTCCTATACAGGATATAAAAAGTGTTGATTATGCTTCAAAAAATAGTGGAATTTGCCATGCTTGTGGACATGATGTACATACAACTGTGGTTTTAGGAGTGGCAAAATATTTTTATGAAACAAAAGAGAAGCCACCTGTAAATATAAGATTATTTTTCCAACCTGCTGAGGAAACTGTTGGAGGGGCAAAACCTATGATTGAGGATGGAGCTCTTGATGGAGTTAATGCTGTTTATGGGTTACATGTAGATGAAACTATAGATGTTGGAAAAATTGGAATAAAGTACGGAGCTATGAATGCTTCTTCAGATACCTTAAGAATAAAGATAAAGGGGGAAAGTTGTCATGGTGCTTATCCAAGTAGAGGTGTGGATGCGCTTTTAATAGCATCTCATGTGATTATTGCTCTACAGAGTATTGTAAGTAGAAATTTAGATGCTAGAGAATCTGGTGTAATAACAATTGGAACAATAAACGGTGGAACTGCTGGGAATATTATATCAAATGAGATTGAACTTAGAGGAACTTTGAGAACTTTAGATCCAGACGTTAGAGCTAGAATGAAAAAAAGAATTGAAGAGATTGTAACAACTCTGCCTTTAGCTTTTGGTGGAAAGGGTGAGATTGATATAGAGCCTGGTTACATAGCTTTAATAAATCACGACAGATCTGTAGATATTATTAAAAAAAGTGCTACTGAACTTTTTGGAGAGGATAGTATCTATGAAAAAAAGCTAGCTAATATGGGAGTGGAAGATTTTGCATATTTCATTGAAAACACTGAGGGAGCATTCTTTACTTTAGGAGTTAGAAATAGCGAGAAAAATATAAAAACTCAGGCTCATAATGGAAACTTTGATGTTGATGAGGAAGCAATTGTCAATGGAGTAATGATGCAAATACTAAATGTATATAACTCAATTTAG